GTCAATTAGGGATGTGTGATATGTATCGTCTAAGATAATATCTTCATGGTTGTTTTAACGATGTGCCGgctgacattattattatgtcACTcaccaaaaaagtaaaattaaaaatgtcgAGCCAGTGATTAGCCCAGGATAATAGGAATCTTTTAGGATTTCAACATTTGTCTCAGACGACCCAGTCGGGGCCAAAATCACACACCACTAAAAGGCACAGAAAACCTTTGCAGGGGTTTTGATTTCATTAGCTGATTAAAGTTTGTCACCATTATTTTACAATATTGGACTTTTGCAAACTATTCTAATTTTTAAGATACAGGTTCCTTGGTTTTCATTAACTATAAGCCATCACCATCAAAAGTAATAAGAGgctgaaatatttcactgtgtactgaatctatataatatattgaACTGAAGTAGTGAAATGAATGAACTTCTCCACAGTATCGTAACAATTTATTGAGATGTGCTGACATATCAGACCACACCAACACATATAGTCTCTAACATGCACATTAGATCAATAATCCAAAACCAGAAATATGTGGAAATCATCAGTTCCAGCCGTGATACGGAGGATTACATGACAGTGTGGTGAAACCAGCACACGTGGAGCTAACCCAGACCCCCAAAGCCTAAAGAAGAGCCGGGGAAGACGAGAGGCAGAGCCTGAGACGCTGATGTCCATACATGGGAGTCAGCAGCTAACCAGCTCACTGTTAGCTTAACGCACCCACACGCCGGACACAACCACAGTGTGAGTCCAGCTGCCTGGTCCCGCTGCAGACGCGTGAAACAGTGTGAGATATCAGGGTTTACCCACCACAAACACCGCTTCAGGAATCCCGAGGTGCTTTTTCTTCCCCGCCTGTGCAGCATTGCTGTTGTCTATGGTCGCCGCCATCCTGGAGAGAggctgctcttcttcttcttcttcttctgctgagTTTTGGGGCAGACTAGACTCAGCGTTGCTGCCCCCAACTGGTCATTTGCAGAATTGAGTtgttttttcgtttttttttttttgttaaagcatccatccatcatctatacccacttattcctaaccagggtcccagggatcatctggagcctatcccagctctctttgggtgaaaggcaggggtccaccctggacaggtcaccagtccatcacagggccacatagagacaaacaacctcacacactcacactcactcctatgggcaatttagagtcaccaatcaacctgacatacatgtttttggactgtgggaggaaaccagagtacctggagaaaacccacacaagcacagtgagaacatgaagactccacacagaaaggcccctgatgggtttcaaaccaggaaccttcttgctgtgaggcaacaatgttAACCACAaagtcaccatgctgcccttgaGCTAGGGTTATTTCTTGATATATTATGTTATTATCAGTATCCATGTTGTTATATTGTCTTTCTTGTCTTTACTTTATCTCATTGTTCATCAGTTCAATAAATGTATCATAAAGATGAAGCAGTCAGAAGTCTCCTTTAATGATTATGAGTATTTCAATCAACACACAGAGTAGTgacaaaaggaagaaagaacCACTTCACTCTACTTGCAATAACATTTATACATGAGGAGGACGTGAGCAACTTTAGCCTATGAGGTGTAGTTTATGCATGATCATAAAGACATTAATAAATCTCTGTGTACTCTGGGAAAGTCCTCCCAGGGCTAAAGGGTATACTGTAAAGGTTAAATGGGATTTACCCTCAATTTACCAGAATGTATTCAAATTAGAAATCAATTAATATTGTGTTAATATTTACACTTTCTTTAgtaagtgtcttatcagaaaacgattccaaaaatatttttttctgcatcatcaGTTAGTGAAAAGTGAGTAATAGCCAAATGAAACAttactataaaaataataacattagTTAAGCTTTTCATAAAGTATAACCAAAATCAGGGATTTTTCTTGGTAAGTAGAGTAAgtacaaacaaattaaaataaagaagcaACAACATAACtcaaacattttagaaatgagAAAACTTTGGTAGTTTCAATTCTAAAGCTACAAATGAATATATAGTGTGGACTACAATGGCCTTCCAAATCCCCAAACAGATGGCAACATATGTTGGAGGTGAagattttaatttcaaactaCTTCCAAATTATTCCCGTGCGTGGTCCACTCTTGGATTTGAATGTTATTTCAATTATTCCACGGCCATGGGTAATTTAACAAAAAATCCTCTAGAGCCTGCGTCTTGGAAAGGAAATTACATGGAAATTTATTCTCCCGGGCTTGATGCAAAGTAGAAAACTAAGTTTCAAACGAAAACTCATCTGTCTTGGATATTGTGCACAAACAGTTACTAATTTACTATAAGTgcaaaaatgcagaaataacATATACAACTAAATTCTACATTTTTAGAAGCAATGTACTAAAAGACGAGTTTCATTAGTATTTCCAGCTCATTTACGGCTAACGCTTTACATTAGCTATTACTAATTACACGCACAATTCTGGCATTACTGAAATATTATCTGAAGTGTACTTTTTACTTCAATGGTATGCATGTCTTATGAAGCAGACTGCTTTCCTTTGTAATAACTGGGAATTTCCTCCAGCTCAGTTTGACATATAAATGGTTTTCTTTCAGCTTCCTCTCCAGCTgtgcaacagaaaaagaaatacgATTGTAAATATCTGTTTTAGTAATTGCAGGGCGATGCTCAAAAAAGCCGGAATTGAAAATGCTCTGTGATGAATGTCCACATAGCTTTGTGTACcatcacgtgtgtgtgtgtgtgtgtgccatgaTATGTGGGAAATTGCTGATGAGTGAAAAGGTGAGTTACCTGTTTCAAGATGGAATCAAGCACAAAAGGGTCTTTCATATCTACAGAGGAGCCATCTGCAGACATCTTCAATCTCACCAAGAGACTTGTCCTCGGAACTGGTAACAACATAAAAGAAATCAATTGTTTTATTAACACCTCATTAATATACAAAGGACTGGCtgaacattttgggaaataatcTTATTATTGCTAAGTTGGCTGAGGAGATCAAGTCCAATTTCTGTGTCTGTTCTATTTATATGTGCAGCTTAGGGGGCTACAAGTTGGATTTATCCCAAGCTGTTCCCCTCTAGTTTGCACAGCCACAGCAACAAGGCttataatattatatacaaTTTTACATTGCAATACCAGTTAACTCTCAGTTAACTCAGCCTAGGCAGGGATTAAAAATATCATATTCAGATATACTGAAACTATTCTAGATGGCAGTGGGTTTAATGGCAGAAAGACCTATTTACCACTGTAGCAATAAAAGGGCTGTTTGGTCATACAGTCCACATCTGTCAACCCAGGTGAGCCACTGTTGACCTGAAGTGCGGCACAGTCACCAATTCCTTCAAAATTGGGCTGGTTTAGTTGCCAAGGTATGAAAAAGGCTTCACTTCCATCAGACCACATCCAGGACTTTCCCGTTAGTCCGATCCAAGCTGGGTTTTTTTGTGCTGTCCACTGGAGCTGCAAATTTTCAGCCTCGTTCCTCACCCTGGCCAGGTCTGTGTACATGTTCCTGCAGTGGAGCTGAGCACTGAGCCAGTCCATAGAGACCTTCTCCAAGACAAATCTTTCAGTAATACCAGTGGCATTTCCTGCCAATGACATCAAAGTTAGTTCAACAATAGTTATTCTCTAGAACatttatgaatgaaaaaaaaaatcactctcaCCGTTGTAGCACAAGAAGGCCAAATTTGAGGGGCAGGAGTTGGCAAACCATTCTCCTGTTCCTCCAATGTTTGCACAAAAAGCTTGTGTATTTTTGGGTTCACCATTTGCCCATCCCCAGTAGCTCAGTTCTCCCTCTTTGTAGTCATCTTCTTCTGACCTCGACCAAGTCCAATTTCTGTACAAACCTACAAAGGCTGTCTGAACTCCAGAAGTCACCAGCCCTGCTAAAACCTTCAAGTCCTGGTTGTCATTGATGGTGGCCAAatcagtgtgtttctctctgcagtatCCCTGGGCTTCAGACCAGGTTTTAAGCTGATCGACGAAGTTGTACCGACAATGAtgaagggaggaagagaaatggTACAAACCTGTGGATCATCCAGATTCATTCGTATCAGAGTTTATTTGCAAATTAATCTGAAATGCACTTTTCATCTTGAGGCACACGGTGCTCTGTTAGACAACGCATAAATACACAGTATGTCACTACTCCCTCACCTGACACTaccaaaatgccaaacattaCCCCCTCCATGCTCTGTGGTCAGTAGGGCTATAtgaaattaagaaaaaacaaaatacaatattaaggaaaaagaagaagcatCATCCAAACAATCTTTTTATTATCATCTTATCAGTGACTATAAAACTTGCCTGTGATGCTGAAAGCCGCACAGTGATCAGTcgtttcctgttttgtcagttaTGATTCTGCTTTTTAAAGCAACACACCCTAAACAAAGTAGATGACCTGGACTTTGAGTTCCCTCTCTCACCTACTCACCTGTAAGTCATGTGATGTTGCAGTAATTCACTGTTTTTCTTGCCCCGAGCAAAGATAATTTAAATATACTCTCACTATTTTATGTTAATAATTATATGCATGGAACTGAATCACTCCAATGGAGAGAGTTCTCAACTGCAACAACAATTTTCCTCAGCATTTACAGTCTGAGCCATGTGTTTTAGGTTTTGAGCctaaaacttaaacttaaactttgATATGCAGAGGAGCATAAGATATAAAAAGCTCAGAAACCCAATGTAACCTAAAGGTCTAGcaccaaacagcaaacagacatATTCACAGATCATCTAAGTAGCTAATGGAGCATTTAGAAACAAACAGCACTTCTAAATAATGCAAGAAGTTGGATTATACTTAAAAACTGGACCCTTGACATCTGTGTAATTTCACCGTGCAAAAATTTAAGCTTTGTGACTGGATGTTTCTTGACTAAATGCACCTCGTACCAAGTAGCTTATGCCTTCAACATTTTGTCTAACACGCTGATTAAACCTGTAAATGTGCTCAACCTGTGAATccctaaaaaatgtttttaaaaaatgagtgTTTACACTTCctgaacctgctgctgctttgcagCTCCATATGTAACCTCTATATACCATCACATTAGCCATATTAGCTTTACTAGATGATGAGTATGTTaacattgtgttttcagtttgttctgCTGGTTTTAAGGAAGGTTTAAGTAAATGTGTCTGAGGACACTTggttaaagaaaaatgcaaagcaGATGGAAACATGAACAGTCTCCTGAGACTGATGcaaatattttgcaaaacaaaaaaagtttgtaAGTCAATAATAGAATAGTAACTAATCTTTAATCATTATTCAGGGACTGAAacatactaataataatattattatttaggttaatatttttgagaaaagggcagcatggtggataagcggttagcactgttgcctcacagcaagaaggttcctggtttgaaacccatcaggggcctttctgtgtggagtttgcatattctccctgtgcttgtgtgggttttctccaggtactctggtttcctcacacagtccaaaaacatgtacgtcaggttgattggtgactctaaattgcccataggagtgagtgtgagtggacTCAGGCCTCAGGTAGTTGAGGCCTGAAGACGTCCTTAAAGAATACAGactaagtttgtttttttttattattacttttattttggtttgtacTTGTCTATGTTGGCCTGGTGAGATCttttctttatatttaatgtGGATTCATTCAACATTAAACCCTGCTTCTGTACCATCTATGCTATCATGGATCAGGGTTGGGCACTGAACCTTACTGGAGCAAGGCTTTTGAGACGTGGTGATGTTTGTACAGTAAAAAACAGACTCAGCTATTAAATACTGAAGCAGTTCTGTGAGTCAAAATATCCCTTGCAGGTTCTAAACAGAGCCAGAGTCATACTTTAAACTTTATGGTTGACATCAATGATAACCAGTGGTGCAGTGTTCTTTCCTTCATCGTAAACACTCGGGCTTAAGAAGGGGAAGACCTTCTCAGAGAACAAACACCCAGTAAAGGTGTAGATGTGAGATTTGTTTTCTACATCAAAGAAGGACACTGTTCCCTCCTCGTAATCCACAAACATGCCGATAATCCGTGGCTTCTCCTTCAGGTGAAGAAGTACAGAGGGGGAGTCCAGAGCTCGGTACTCATCCCCATTTCTCAGCCGCACCGTCCAAAACCCATTTTCTGGCTTGGAGGTGATCATTCCCTTCCTGCTGACAGACTCTTTTACCACCCCCAGGTCCCAGAAGGTCTTTAACCCCACTGCAACCTAATGATAAGACAGAATATGAGAATTAGCCATCTTTAGTATCACATGATCGGAACTGATTCAGCATTAGCTTGGTGCATGTTAAGGTGAATAGGTTTGTGGTTTTAAGTTCAAAACTGACCTAAAAGTTGATTGTATGGTGGATTCAGTGAATTGCTTTTGCAAATCCTTTCTGTCACAAAAGTTTATTCTTTATAATAGATGAATACATGaaacactacaaaataaaataacctgcTTATGCACTTAAATGTGAATATCTTTGTCTCATGGACTCTGTGGTTTTCGGTGAACTCCAAGAGTACCTGATTGCAGACAAGATGGTGGACTGCTGACCATGTCAGGAAGTTGGAATATTAGTAGGAAATTGGTAACCTGGCAGGTTAGGGTCAAGGTTACAATTGGGGTTGGAGTTATGAGGTAAGGGCTAACATTAACTTTTACCCCATAACCCTACTTCCAGAAAAAGTCGACAACTTCTGGCCAAAGCTGACAGTTCCCAAACCATTGTAACACTCCACCATCTTTTCTGCAGCCAGGCCCTTCTCATGAACCCTGTCGTGATATGAGACTCTGACCTGGAAGTAGAACCTCCCGGACAGGAAGCCTGTCTTGCCCAGAACGCAGATGACTGGGTCGAAGCGTTGGGGGATGTCTGGAACAACGTGCAGCAGGTCGGTGCGACCAGCCTGCTTTCCATCAGCTGACAGGATGATGTTTGGATGGGCGGTATCTGGGTCTAACACTACATCAACTGTGGAAATCAAGAGGGGAGAATTCAAGTAAAACTACTGTAATCCTACTATTAATGCCAAAACCTCTGCTTTTAATTATCAGGAACTTTAATAGAGAAAGTTCAGTCCAGACTTCACTCTAACTGATAAACCATCAAAAAATAGTACAGATTTAAatcataaatgacatttattatAGCTAAATGGCCTCTTCCTGGTCTAGAGGAATACGTACAAAAGACAATATGTACAAAAAGAATGATAAGATAATGTGCTTGTAGCATCAAATGAATCTGGTGCTGTGCTACAGGTTTCTGTTTGTTAAATATAGGAAAATACCTGATGAAAACCAGGGCAGCTATGGTTGCAatagtgtatttgtgttttccaaCCACAAGAGGGCAACAATATCAAATAAAATCCTTCATTTTCAATCCAAAATTCCTGAGTATTGGCAATGGCATTATGGGAGGTGGAGGTCATACCTGCATATTTCTCCATCCTCTTCACCTCTgtcagaagaaataaaaataccagttaaagcagtttttaagaaatgttttaattttaaaatgatacaaaaaataCTGAATAAGATTAAAAATGTAAGGCTTTACCTTCCTTCATCAGTCTGTCCAGCTCACTCTTCAGGATTCTGTCCACTTTAGACAGCACTCTCCTCACCGTCCCCACACTGAGTTCAGGGTAGAAGCTGATCTCCGTCCACTCTCTGCTGGTTGGAGGTGACATAAGAGAGGGCGACCTCTGTCATAcagaaaagagtgaaaacatTTGAATCTTTCTGTATGAATTTGTATTTTGCATTGATTTAGAGAAAGATCTGCCCACTTGGACTTGGCAGATCAGACATATTTGACAAATACTCTTGAGTTTAGGGTTGAGTGGAACCTGTAAGAGGTGGAGGTGGTCCTCAGTGTTCCCTAGCTCCTCCAGCTCAGTGTTTCTCCCCTGCAGCTCAGTTATTTCCCCCTGCAGCTCACTGATGAGCTTCTCAgccctcctctctgctgctttctgtttctccttgATCTCAGTGTTGACTTCAGTTTGTCTCTCCTCAATGGAGCGACTCAGAGACATAAATAGACGGTCGCTCTCCTTCAGCTCCTTTTCTCCACTCACCTGGATgaaggattaaaaaaatgctAGTAACTTAACTCAAGTAAGCAAGCTGGAAACATCTCACCGTGATGTTGCATCTCTATATTTGGTCGAGAAATGTGCCTTGTCTCTATGACAACGAATAACATTTCCATTGGGACTGACCATGCTGAGATTCAGACAGTGTTTGATCTCTTCCACTTTCTTCAGTCGCTCTTGGATCATCTGCTGAAAATCTGCTTCAGTTTTCTTCATCTGGGCCtaaacagacagaacaggaATTGAAACGTTATTGCCTGTGAGCATGTCACCAACAGTACTTGAAAAAGGAGGGTATTTGTTAT
The window above is part of the Mastacembelus armatus chromosome 18, fMasArm1.2, whole genome shotgun sequence genome. Proteins encoded here:
- the LOC113125535 gene encoding E3 ubiquitin-protein ligase TRIM39-like, which encodes MPFSGNMLPEKQFQCTICQQVFTDPATTPCGHNFCQVCIQSVWDSSDVCQCPTCNRSFSPRPEININTAFKELADTFRKMTVSLLASPLSLVRPGDVPCDVCAAASLQVKAMKSCLVCLTSYCDAHLEPHQSVATLKLHKLIEPVVNLQERMCKKHERLLEMFCRDEQKFVCQFCIETEHKGHQAVAIEDESVERKAQMKKTEADFQQMIQERLKKVEEIKHCLNLSMVSGEKELKESDRLFMSLSRSIEERQTEVNTEIKEKQKAAERRAEKLISELQGEITELQGRNTELEELGNTEDHLHLLQRSPSLMSPPTSREWTEISFYPELSVGTVRRVLSKVDRILKSELDRLMKEEVKRMEKYAVDVVLDPDTAHPNIILSADGKQAGRTDLLHVVPDIPQRFDPVICVLGKTGFLSGRFYFQVAVGLKTFWDLGVVKESVSRKGMITSKPENGFWTVRLRNGDEYRALDSPSVLLHLKEKPRIIGMFVDYEEGTVSFFDVENKSHIYTFTGCLFSEKVFPFLSPSVYDEGKNTAPLVIIDVNHKV